Proteins encoded together in one Zonotrichia leucophrys gambelii isolate GWCS_2022_RI chromosome 1, RI_Zleu_2.0, whole genome shotgun sequence window:
- the LOC135442501 gene encoding C-type lectin domain family 4 member E-like, producing MNDQGRVSPGSAAPAEERGCSWLNIWVFLILALAIKAAFVTICLVALLDGSSGHYKILLQNSTEWFCVPSSSAEKVDGWMCCPKGWRRFQGSCYFLSPDMMTWYDSAQNCTGMGSQLVVITSKAEQEFLFNLTKEKATSLYETKYYIGLAAYKTGKWQWVDQTPYESTATFWKPGEPNLLFAEKCAAIHVKGKTDPNTYSNWNNVLCITSCYRICEQAVKLL from the exons ATGAATGACCAAGGGAGAGTCAGTCCTGGAAGTGCAG ccccagcagaagagagaggctgctcctggctgaacATCTGGGTCTTCCTTATTTTGGCCCTTGCAATCAAAGCTGCCTTTGTGACCATCTGCCTTG TGGCCTTACTTGATGGAAGCTCTGGCCATTACAAGATTCTCCTCCAGAACTCTACTGAGTGgttctgtgtccccagcagttCTGCAGAGAAAG tGGATGGCTGGATGTGCTGCCCAAAGGGCTGGAGAAGGTTTCAAGGAAGCTGCTATTTCCTGTCCCCTGACATGATGACATGGTATGACAGTGCACAGAACTGCACTGGGATGGGCTCCCAGCTGGTGGTGATCACCAGCAAGGCAGAGCAG gAGTTCCTCTTCAAtttgacaaaagaaaaagctacTAGCCTCTATGAAACAAAATACTACATAGGTTTAGCTGCTTACAAAACTGGGAAGTGGCAGTGGGTGGATCAGACTCCATATGAGAGTACAGCCAC GTTCTGGAAGCCTGGGGAGCCCAATTTACTCTTTGCAGAAAAATGTGCTGCAATTCATGTCAAGGGAAAGACAGACCCCAACACTTACAGTAACTGGAATAATGTCCTTTGCATCACAAGTTGCTATCGAATTTGTGAACAGGCAGTCAAACTTCTCTGA